The following are encoded in a window of Bos indicus x Bos taurus breed Angus x Brahman F1 hybrid chromosome 4, Bos_hybrid_MaternalHap_v2.0, whole genome shotgun sequence genomic DNA:
- the IL6 gene encoding interleukin-6 gives MNSRFTSAFTPFAVSLGLLLVMTSAFPTPGPLGEDFKNDTTPGRLLLTTPEKTEALIKRMVDKISAMRKEICEKNDECESSKETLAENKLNLPKMEEKDGCFQSGFNQAICLIRTTAGLLEYQIYLDYLQNEYEGNQENVRDLRKNIRTLIQILKQKIADLITTPATNTDLLEKMQSSNEWVKNAKIILILRNLENFLQFSLRAIRMK, from the exons ATGAACTCCCGCTTCACAA GCGCCTTCACTCCATTCGCTGTCTCCCTGGGGCTGCTCCTGGTGATGACTTCTGCTTTCCCTACCCCGGGTCCCCTGGGAGAAGATTTCAAAAATGACACCACCCCAGGCAGACTACTTCTGACCACTCCAGAGAAAACCGAAGCTCTCATTAAGCGCATGGTCGACAAAATCTCTGCAATGAGAAAGGAG ATATGTGAGAAGAATGATGAGTGTGAAAGCAGCAAGGAGACACTGGCAGAAAATAAGCTGAATCTTCCAAAAATGGAGGAAAAGGACGGATGCTTCCAATCTGGGTTCAATCAG GCGATTTGCTTGATCAGAACCACTGCTGGTCTTCTGGAGTATCAGATATACCTGGACTACCTCCAGAACGAGTATGAGGGAAATCAGGAAAATGTCAGGGATTTGAGGAAAAATATCAGAACACTGATCCAGATCCTGAAGCAAAAG ATCGCAGATCTAATAACCACTCCAGCCACAAACACTGACCTGCTGGAGAAGATGCAGTCTTCAAACGAGTGGGTAAAGAACGCAAAGATTATCCTCATCCTGAGAAACCTTGAGAATTTCCTGCAGTTCAGCCTGAGAGCTATTCGGATGAAGTAG